In the Gemmatimonadota bacterium genome, one interval contains:
- a CDS encoding shikimate dehydrogenase, producing MTDALPGRLVLLGHPVSHSLSPVFQNAALRSACIALVYEALDVAPEALDDTLARLVAQRAAGNVTIPHKDAVFRACQVTSAVAARAEAVNTFWVDDLGRLSGDNTDVAGFDALADHVGVERAGAIVACIGSGGAAAAVCTAVERWPGATLRLYGRSSGRSAALANRFPATVQLADSPADALRGATTVVNATPIGMRDDALPVPVDELPRDARVMDLVYRPGETRWVREARRAGHLALDGCEMLLQQGAAAFERWFHRPADLVVMREALARASRR from the coding sequence GTGACCGACGCCCTCCCCGGCAGGCTGGTCCTCCTGGGGCACCCGGTGTCGCACTCGCTGTCGCCGGTCTTTCAGAACGCCGCGCTGCGCAGCGCCTGCATCGCGCTGGTCTACGAAGCGCTGGACGTTGCTCCGGAGGCGCTCGACGACACGCTGGCGCGCCTCGTGGCGCAGCGTGCCGCGGGGAACGTCACCATCCCGCACAAGGACGCCGTCTTCCGCGCCTGTCAGGTGACGAGCGCGGTGGCCGCGCGCGCCGAGGCCGTCAACACCTTCTGGGTCGATGACCTCGGTCGGCTGTCGGGAGACAACACCGATGTTGCCGGCTTCGACGCCCTCGCCGACCACGTCGGTGTGGAGCGCGCGGGGGCCATCGTGGCCTGCATCGGGAGTGGCGGGGCGGCGGCGGCAGTCTGTACGGCCGTGGAGCGATGGCCGGGGGCGACGCTTCGGCTCTACGGGCGTTCGTCGGGGCGGAGCGCGGCGTTGGCCAATCGCTTCCCGGCCACGGTGCAGCTGGCGGACTCGCCGGCCGACGCGTTGCGTGGTGCGACGACGGTGGTGAACGCGACCCCCATCGGGATGCGCGACGACGCCCTCCCGGTTCCCGTCGACGAACTCCCGCGTGACGCTCGCGTGATGGACCTGGTGTATCGTCCCGGCGAAACGCGGTGGGTCCGCGAAGCGCGCCGGGCCGGGCACCTGGCGCTCGATGGCTGCGAGATGCTCCTGCAGCAGGGGGCGGCGGCCTTCGAGCGGTGGTTCCATCGCCCGGCGGACCTCGTCGTCATGCGAGAGGCGCTCGCACGGGCGAGTCGGCGCTAG
- the radA gene encoding DNA repair protein RadA: MAARAKSVYRCTECGAEHPKWAGRCEACGEWNTLAEEAAPRPAKPAARSRVAPGTHPAAAGAASPVKLRDVQSARASRLSSGIAELDFVLGGGIVPGSMVLVGGEPGIGKSTLLLQVAGSLTAGGTNVLYVSGEESPLQVKLRAERLGQAEEVQLLCETSLEQILEVATAVRPAVMVVDSIQTTATEELEGAPGNVGQVRECAARLMRYAKSAGATVIVVGHVTKGGGIAGPKTLEHIVDTVLYFEGEGTGDHRILRATKNRFGSVDEIGVFRMTEDGLLGVGNPSALFLGDRQGRASGSAITALLEGTRPVLVEVQALAAKAGFGTPQRVATGFDGRRLALLLAVLDKRAGLSFAPLDVFLNVVGGLRMQEPAGDLAVAAALASSVYDQALPSEAVFIGEVGLGGEVRPVSQTERRLAEAAQLGFRTVYLSERALPRKSPDGIRVVGVGTLGNLFKDLFR, from the coding sequence ATGGCGGCGCGCGCCAAGTCGGTGTACCGCTGCACGGAGTGCGGCGCCGAACATCCCAAGTGGGCCGGGCGGTGCGAGGCATGCGGCGAATGGAACACGCTGGCTGAGGAGGCGGCGCCGCGCCCGGCCAAGCCGGCCGCGCGCTCGCGCGTGGCCCCGGGCACGCACCCGGCGGCCGCGGGGGCCGCGTCGCCGGTCAAGCTGCGCGACGTGCAGTCGGCGCGCGCCTCGCGGCTCTCCTCTGGCATTGCGGAGTTGGACTTCGTGCTCGGCGGGGGGATCGTGCCGGGGTCGATGGTGCTGGTGGGCGGCGAGCCCGGAATCGGCAAGTCGACCCTCCTGTTGCAGGTGGCGGGCTCGCTCACCGCGGGAGGAACCAACGTCCTCTACGTCTCGGGGGAGGAGTCGCCGCTGCAGGTCAAGCTGCGCGCCGAGCGGCTCGGACAGGCGGAAGAGGTGCAACTCCTCTGCGAAACGTCGTTGGAGCAGATCCTGGAGGTCGCCACTGCGGTGCGGCCGGCGGTGATGGTCGTCGACTCGATCCAGACAACGGCGACCGAGGAACTCGAGGGGGCGCCGGGGAACGTCGGGCAGGTGCGCGAGTGTGCCGCGCGCCTGATGCGCTACGCCAAGTCGGCGGGGGCGACGGTCATCGTCGTGGGGCACGTGACCAAGGGAGGCGGGATCGCCGGCCCCAAGACCCTCGAGCACATCGTCGATACGGTGCTGTACTTCGAGGGCGAAGGGACCGGCGACCATCGCATCCTGCGGGCGACGAAGAACCGCTTCGGTTCGGTCGACGAGATCGGCGTCTTTCGCATGACCGAGGACGGGCTCTTGGGGGTCGGCAATCCGTCGGCGCTCTTCCTCGGCGACCGCCAGGGGCGCGCATCCGGGAGCGCGATCACGGCGCTCCTCGAAGGGACGCGCCCGGTGCTCGTCGAGGTGCAGGCGCTGGCGGCCAAGGCCGGATTCGGGACGCCGCAGCGTGTCGCGACCGGCTTCGATGGACGGCGTCTTGCCTTGCTCCTCGCGGTGCTCGACAAGCGCGCGGGACTGTCCTTCGCTCCGCTCGACGTCTTCCTGAACGTGGTCGGGGGGCTGCGCATGCAGGAACCCGCAGGCGATCTCGCGGTCGCGGCGGCGCTCGCCTCCAGCGTCTACGACCAGGCACTTCCCTCGGAGGCGGTCTTCATCGGCGAGGTCGGACTCGGCGGCGAGGTGCGCCCAGTCTCGCAGACCGAACGCCGACTGGCCGAGGCGGCGCAGCTTGGCTTTCGTACGGTGTACCTCTCGGAGCGCGCGCTGCCCCGCAAGTCGCCCGACGGCATCCGCGTGGTTGGGGTGGGAACGTTAGGCAACCTGTTCAAGGACCTGTTCCGCTGA
- a CDS encoding low molecular weight protein arginine phosphatase, with translation MKILFVCTGNTCRSPLAEVIARREAIERGRLDIDIGSAGTSAWNGAPASDGSLLVALERHLDLGGHSAQQLTVDLVQGADLILTMGPQHLERVLALGGAGKSHLLTAFGRPDGEPGAIPDPFGGDLEVYRMTFEELQREIRRVFDALDPGPA, from the coding sequence GTGAAGATCCTCTTCGTCTGTACCGGCAATACCTGTCGCTCGCCGCTCGCCGAGGTCATCGCGCGACGCGAGGCCATCGAGCGCGGACGGTTGGACATCGACATCGGAAGTGCCGGCACGAGCGCGTGGAACGGCGCCCCCGCCTCGGATGGGTCGCTGCTCGTGGCGCTGGAGCGGCACCTGGACCTCGGTGGACATTCGGCGCAGCAGCTCACCGTCGACCTGGTGCAGGGGGCCGACCTGATCCTGACGATGGGGCCGCAGCACCTGGAGCGCGTGTTGGCGTTAGGCGGGGCGGGGAAGTCGCACCTGCTCACCGCCTTTGGGCGCCCGGACGGCGAGCCCGGGGCGATCCCCGATCCCTTCGGCGGGGATCTCGAGGTGTACCGCATGACGTTCGAAGAACTGCAGCGCGAGATCCGGCGCGTCTTCGACGCCCTCGACCCCGGACCGGCGTGA
- a CDS encoding threonylcarbamoyl-AMP synthase translates to MSTASFSVPFWSPPEVEASLRETIEHLQNGGVLAYPTETVYGFGTAVDHDAVETLVQLKHRPPAKPFLLLIAGSDMLARLDLALTRAASSLAARHWPGPLTLVLTGGDRRVPPRLRGPEGGVAVRWTSHPGLQRLLRAYGDPITSTSANRPRQPPAMTAGEIVQQWQPEIARGTIRLLDGGRLVDSPPSTVVDCTGSRPRVIRPGAISSAVLRETVPDLVGDL, encoded by the coding sequence ATGAGCACCGCCTCGTTCTCGGTTCCGTTCTGGTCCCCCCCGGAGGTCGAAGCGTCGCTGCGGGAGACGATCGAGCACCTGCAGAACGGCGGGGTTTTGGCCTACCCGACCGAGACGGTGTACGGTTTCGGCACGGCGGTCGACCATGACGCCGTGGAGACGCTGGTGCAGCTCAAGCATCGTCCCCCGGCCAAGCCATTCCTCCTGCTCATCGCCGGGAGCGACATGCTGGCGCGGCTCGACCTCGCCCTGACGCGAGCGGCGTCGTCGCTGGCGGCGCGCCACTGGCCCGGCCCGCTCACGCTCGTGCTCACCGGGGGCGATCGCCGCGTCCCGCCTCGGCTGCGCGGCCCGGAGGGCGGAGTGGCCGTGCGCTGGACCTCGCACCCCGGGCTGCAGCGGCTGCTCCGGGCCTACGGCGACCCGATCACATCGACGAGCGCCAATCGTCCGCGACAGCCCCCGGCGATGACGGCGGGTGAGATCGTGCAGCAGTGGCAACCCGAGATCGCCCGCGGGACCATTCGCCTGCTCGACGGGGGACGCCTGGTGGATTCGCCGCCATCGACCGTGGTCGATTGCACAGGGAGCCGTCCACGCGTCATTCGACCGGGGGCCATTTCGTCCGCCGTCCTTCGCGAGACGGTCCCCGACCTCGTGGGCGACCTCTGA
- the ispD gene encoding 2-C-methyl-D-erythritol 4-phosphate cytidylyltransferase, translating into MRPESAGPRDVGVIVVAAGSGSRTGQAELKQFRWVAGKPMLLHSLQAFHRRADVAQVVAVLPRSVAGDPPPWIFQCDVDRLLVGVGGRERGDSVWSGIEDLDDEVEIVVVHDAARPLVTDATIDAVIRQARTGTAAVAALPVVDTLKEVDDEGRIVRTVDRAKLWRAQTPQAFPRDMLERAHLEARRAGISATDDAALCERLGFPVVVVRGSERAMKVTEAGDFARAEAIAQIPE; encoded by the coding sequence CTGCGCCCCGAGTCTGCGGGACCGCGCGACGTCGGCGTCATCGTCGTGGCCGCGGGAAGCGGGTCGAGAACCGGACAGGCGGAGCTGAAGCAGTTTCGCTGGGTCGCCGGGAAACCCATGCTCCTGCACAGCCTGCAGGCCTTCCACCGGCGCGCCGACGTGGCGCAGGTCGTGGCGGTGCTTCCGCGTTCGGTCGCCGGCGATCCGCCCCCCTGGATCTTCCAGTGCGACGTCGACCGCCTGCTGGTCGGCGTTGGGGGGCGCGAGCGTGGCGACAGCGTCTGGAGTGGAATCGAGGACCTCGACGATGAGGTGGAGATCGTCGTGGTGCACGACGCGGCGCGCCCCCTCGTGACCGACGCGACCATCGACGCCGTGATCCGCCAGGCGCGGACCGGCACCGCGGCGGTCGCCGCACTGCCGGTCGTCGACACGCTCAAGGAGGTCGACGACGAAGGACGCATTGTGCGCACCGTCGACCGGGCCAAACTGTGGCGTGCGCAGACGCCGCAGGCCTTCCCGCGCGACATGCTCGAGCGCGCGCACCTGGAAGCGCGGCGCGCGGGAATCTCGGCCACCGACGACGCCGCGCTCTGCGAGCGCCTTGGCTTCCCCGTGGTCGTCGTGCGGGGGAGCGAACGCGCCATGAAGGTCACGGAAGCGGGCGACTTCGCGCGCGCCGAGGCCATCGCCCAGATCCCGGAATGA